The window AACCAAAGATGAAGTCCAATATGATCCTTATTGCGGCTCTTTACTCTGTAAGGCGATCATTTTTGATTAAACGGTGTATTAACTTCGGAAATCAGTTAATTGTCGACAAACAACCCCCTTGGAGTGCTTTCCGCCCCATTGCGCAGTTTGAAATAATGCCCTTCCGAGACGCCGGCAGTGGTCCCATGGATTACGGCTTGACCGTGCAAGATATCCTGTATGGTGTGGAGAAGGCGATTGGAAATGGATTGTTAGATCTTGCCTCATTCGATGCGGATGAGTATCAGTATTATGAAATGGTAGAGTGAGTCCCTTTCATCGACTGATGAAAATGTCATTATAAGGGCAGGAAGATGCTGATAAGAGTAGAAACGGTGATCTGAACATCCTTGGTCCGTTTATCCCATTTGCATCCCCGACAGAAAGCAGCTGGATCGAAGGAGCTTTGCAATCTGCATCAAACGAACATATCGTTCATACCCCTGCCAAATCTAGGGCCATCTCTCATCAACTCCATTGTGTTTTGGACATTTTTCAGCGTGAAAACGTCGGCCTCGTCGCCCGACTCAACGACGAACTCTATGATCGCCGCCATTTCCTTGACGTCGGCATAGAGCACATTGAGATGTTTTTTGACGATGGCACCAACCCGCCCGATAACATTGTCCGCGAATTTATCCGGCTCGCTGAACACACAATTGAGAACAAGAGACAAAAAGTTGCTGTGCACTGTAAAGCCGGTTTGGGAAGGACAGGCGTTCTCATTGGAGCGTACTTGGTTTACAAGTACCAATTCACGGCGCAAGAGGCGATTGGGTTCATGAGGATCGTGAGACCAGGGATGGTCGTCGGGCCGCAACAACAGTATATGGCGCTAAATCAGCTCAAGTGGGCTGGATGGGTAAGTCGTAAGGATATTGCCGTGAAATGGCGCGTACTAATGTTCTAGTAGGCCGCCAGGGATCAGGCTCTGAAGGAAATTGCACAGGCTTCGTGTATGGAAAGCAATCCACCGATCGCACCACCAGTGGAGGTTGTCATAAAGGGTATCGAAACCGAAACTCACATTCAACCAGTCACACGCTCTTCTTCTAAACTCCGTCCGCGGCGATCCCACTCGTCCAGCAGTCTTGCTACAGTCTCTCCTCGTCGCGGTGGGGATGCCGTTGGTCAACCTAGAAAGACTCAACAGTTGGTTGAATCGACGACAGAAGCGGAACAGGAAAAGTTTATGAGAGGCCAATCCGATCTCTTATCGTGTAGTCCGCCTGTCATCTGCGAGGTCGCGTCTGAAGTATCCATCGACCAAAAGGAAAATGAGCTCTACCCCAGTACCGTCTCGTCTCTTGGTTCCATACGGGGAACAAAACGTTCTGCCAGCCGACCCTCACCCGGACATGGACACTCCAACCCTCTTCCTCGAGTTTCCCTCAATGTCCCTCCCTCGTCTCTTTCGCGCAGCAACTCCAATGTCAGCATTGGCTCAGAGGGATCGGTGGATGAAAGACCGCCCAAGAGGAGAACAGAATCATCCCCTGAGGTGGAGGAAAGTGGCGCTACCGTATCTCCGGTCTCCGAGCCGATGGCGGCCACGCAGGTTGAGACACCTGTTCGACTGACAGTCACTAAAAAGCTACGTCGCCgcatctcctcttcttctcccgCCCCTGCTCCTACTTTCACACCTTCTGCTTCCGGGACTACCCCCCTCAGCATCGACATTGTTGCTTCCACAGAGACACCATCGACGCCCACACGAGTTCCTCGTGCAATTCACAATGACATGAGTGTTACAGCGTCTGTGCAGCGTGCCATGCCTGCTAAAAAGAGCTTTTTACCTGTCCGAAAAAATGTCGAATCAAAATCATCGCCTGCGCGAAGCACTACCATTTCAACTACTTCCCAGTCTCTTTCACTCTCTACTCGCACCAGCGTCA is drawn from Cryptococcus gattii WM276 chromosome A, complete sequence and contains these coding sequences:
- a CDS encoding Phosphoprotein phosphatase, putative (Similar to TIGR gene model, INSD accession AAW41052.1) — translated: MPSTSTRAFPNEVAIFSNYLLFTTLTLKEVQAHGKTPYGHPGNKRPCSLFTLDDDMRYTSFAMDHGPLNLAFTFHACIRIHEKLEKARERGKPVCLYTTTEPKMKSNMILIAALYSLIVDKQPPWSAFRPIAQFEIMPFRDAGSGPMDYGLTVQDILYGVEKAIGNGLLDLASFDADEYQYYEMVENGDLNILGPFIPFASPTESSWIEGALQSASNEHIVHTPAKSRAISHQLHCVLDIFQRENVGLVARLNDELYDRRHFLDVGIEHIEMFFDDGTNPPDNIVREFIRLAEHTIENKRQKVAVHCKAGLGRTGVLIGAYLVYKYQFTAQEAIGFMRIVRPGMVVGPQQQYMALNQLKWAGWAARDQALKEIAQASCMESNPPIAPPVEVVIKGIETETHIQPVTRSSSKLRPRRSHSSSSLATVSPRRGGDAVGQPRKTQQLVESTTEAEQEKFMRGQSDLLSCSPPVICEVASEVSIDQKENELYPSTVSSLGSIRGTKRSASRPSPGHGHSNPLPRVSLNVPPSSLSRSNSNVSIGSEGSVDERPPKRRTESSPEVEESGATVSPVSEPMAATQVETPVRLTVTKKLRRRISSSSPAPAPTFTPSASGTTPLSIDIVASTETPSTPTRVPRAIHNDMSVTASVQRAMPAKKSFLPVRKNVESKSSPARSTTISTTSQSLSLSTRTSVKVVNTLNKHQGIVVNSNFNPKNVKTTTPASRKLERGGTKRGMLTPPRITEMWGQLSRIGSSPPGDKEKS